From the genome of Muricauda sp. SCSIO 64092, one region includes:
- the polA gene encoding DNA polymerase I, producing MSDQKRLFLLDAYALIFRGYYAFIKNPRINSKGMDTSAIMGFMNSLFDVIRREKPDHLAVAFDKGGSVERTELFEDYKANRDETPDAIRIAVPYIQDILKALKIPVVELEGYEADDLIGTLAKQAEKEDYKVFMVTPDKDFGQLVSENIFMYRPARMGNGIEIWGIPEVQKRFGVERPEQVIDYLGMMGDASDNIPGLPGVGDKTAQKFLAQFGSLEGLLANTDQLKGKMKEKVETNAELGRLSRKLAEIKIDCDVQFDAADFEMCPPDAEKVQELFEELEFRRLKEQFLKLFSGEAEANPQTTKTETKEKVYSEQGQGEAKVAGSGQFTLFGGNPSEAPATIREVSSRKTISEVPHFYQMVQDGLGMELFLKNLMKQSAVCFDTETTSINPLEAELVGIAFSWAAGKGFYVPIPEEREKAMAIIEKLRPFFEAEHIEKIGQNLKYDIKVMLNYGIDVKGKLFDTMLAHYLINPDMRHNMDVLSETYLNYTPVSITELIGKKGKNQLSMRQVPLDKQTEYAVEDADVTYQLAQKFRPELTEAKTDSLFEGIEVPLLRVLADMEREGINLDESFLNDLSTVLDKDIKELEGKIYEQAGEQFNIGSPKQLGEILFGKMKLVDKPKKTKTGQFSTSEEVLSYLAKDHGIIQNVLDYRGLTKLKSTYVDALPNEVQKHSGRVHTDYMQTVAATGRLSSNNPNLQNIPIRTERGRQVRKAFIPRNENYVLLAADYSQIELRIIAALSEEDTMIEAFKNGEDIHASTASRVFNVPINEVTREQRSNAKTVNFGIIYGVSAFGLSNQTDLNRTEAKELIETYYKTYPKLRNYMGEQVDFARENGYVQTVLGRRRYLKDINAGNQVVRGAAERNAVNAPIQGSAADIIKIAMINIHKKLTEGNYRTKMLLQVHDELVFDCYKPELEEMKTLIKTEMENAYALAVPLDVEVGIGANWLEAH from the coding sequence ATGTCTGACCAAAAAAGACTCTTTCTTTTAGATGCCTACGCTTTAATTTTTAGGGGCTACTATGCCTTTATCAAAAACCCAAGAATCAATTCCAAGGGAATGGATACCTCGGCCATTATGGGTTTTATGAATTCCCTTTTTGATGTCATTCGCAGGGAAAAGCCCGATCATTTGGCCGTTGCTTTTGACAAGGGGGGCAGTGTGGAGCGCACGGAACTTTTTGAAGACTACAAGGCCAATCGGGATGAGACTCCGGATGCGATTCGTATTGCCGTTCCCTATATCCAGGATATCTTAAAAGCACTTAAAATTCCGGTAGTGGAGTTGGAAGGATATGAGGCGGATGACCTTATCGGTACTTTGGCAAAACAGGCCGAAAAAGAAGATTATAAGGTCTTCATGGTAACCCCGGACAAGGACTTTGGCCAATTGGTTTCCGAAAATATTTTTATGTATCGTCCCGCTCGGATGGGGAACGGAATAGAGATTTGGGGAATTCCGGAAGTCCAAAAACGCTTTGGGGTAGAGCGCCCGGAGCAGGTAATCGATTACCTGGGAATGATGGGTGATGCCAGTGACAACATTCCGGGATTGCCCGGGGTTGGCGACAAAACCGCGCAAAAGTTTCTGGCACAGTTCGGTTCACTGGAAGGCCTCCTTGCCAATACCGATCAGCTAAAAGGCAAAATGAAGGAAAAGGTGGAGACGAACGCCGAACTTGGTCGCCTCTCCAGAAAACTGGCGGAAATCAAAATTGACTGTGATGTGCAGTTTGATGCTGCCGATTTTGAAATGTGTCCTCCCGATGCTGAAAAAGTACAGGAGCTATTTGAAGAACTTGAATTCCGAAGGTTAAAGGAACAATTCCTTAAACTGTTTTCCGGTGAAGCGGAGGCCAATCCCCAAACCACCAAAACTGAGACCAAGGAAAAAGTGTATTCGGAACAAGGCCAAGGGGAGGCCAAAGTAGCCGGAAGCGGGCAATTTACCCTTTTTGGAGGCAACCCCAGTGAAGCACCGGCAACCATTAGGGAGGTAAGCAGTCGAAAAACCATTTCCGAAGTGCCTCACTTTTATCAAATGGTCCAAGATGGATTGGGCATGGAACTATTTCTAAAAAACCTGATGAAGCAATCCGCGGTCTGCTTTGATACGGAAACCACTTCCATCAATCCGTTGGAGGCCGAACTCGTTGGCATTGCATTTTCCTGGGCGGCAGGGAAGGGCTTTTATGTCCCAATTCCGGAGGAAAGGGAAAAAGCCATGGCCATTATCGAAAAACTAAGACCCTTCTTTGAAGCGGAGCATATTGAAAAAATAGGGCAAAACCTTAAATATGATATCAAGGTAATGCTTAATTATGGGATTGATGTAAAAGGGAAGCTATTTGATACCATGTTGGCCCATTACCTCATCAATCCGGATATGCGACACAATATGGACGTACTTTCGGAAACCTATTTAAACTACACCCCTGTTTCCATCACCGAACTCATCGGTAAAAAAGGAAAAAATCAGCTGAGTATGCGGCAAGTGCCATTGGACAAGCAGACGGAATATGCCGTGGAAGATGCCGATGTCACCTATCAATTGGCCCAAAAGTTCCGTCCGGAGCTGACCGAAGCAAAGACGGACTCCCTCTTTGAAGGGATTGAAGTACCCTTGCTCCGGGTTTTGGCGGATATGGAGCGTGAAGGCATTAATTTGGATGAAAGCTTTTTGAACGACCTTTCCACCGTATTGGATAAGGACATTAAAGAACTGGAAGGAAAAATCTACGAGCAGGCCGGGGAACAGTTCAATATTGGTTCCCCAAAACAGTTGGGGGAAATACTGTTTGGAAAAATGAAATTGGTGGACAAACCCAAAAAGACCAAGACCGGGCAGTTTTCCACTTCTGAGGAAGTGCTTTCCTATTTGGCCAAGGACCATGGAATCATTCAAAATGTTTTGGACTATCGTGGGTTGACCAAACTAAAGAGCACCTATGTGGATGCATTGCCCAACGAAGTCCAAAAACACAGTGGAAGGGTGCATACGGATTATATGCAGACCGTGGCCGCCACAGGTCGATTGAGCAGTAACAATCCTAACCTTCAGAATATCCCCATACGAACGGAACGGGGGCGACAAGTGCGTAAAGCCTTTATCCCAAGGAATGAAAACTATGTTTTGCTGGCTGCGGATTATTCCCAGATCGAACTGCGGATCATTGCGGCATTGAGTGAGGAAGACACCATGATCGAAGCGTTCAAAAACGGGGAGGATATTCACGCCTCTACGGCTTCCAGGGTTTTTAATGTCCCTATCAATGAAGTCACCCGCGAACAGCGAAGCAATGCCAAAACGGTAAATTTTGGCATTATCTATGGCGTTTCCGCCTTTGGACTGAGCAATCAAACGGATTTAAATAGAACTGAGGCCAAGGAACTCATAGAAACCTACTATAAGACCTATCCCAAGCTCCGTAATTATATGGGGGAACAGGTCGATTTTGCCCGGGAGAATGGGTATGTACAGACCGTTTTGGGCCGCAGACGGTATTTAAAGGATATCAACGCAGGGAATCAAGTGGTGCGTGGTGCCGCAGAGCGAAACGCCGTGAATGCCCCAATCCAGGGTAGTGCCGCGGATATCATAAAAATTGCAATGATCAATATCCACAAAAAACTTACGGAAGGTAACTACAGGACCAAAATGTTACTCCAGGTCCACGATGAATTGGTGTTTGATTGCTACAAACCCGAATTGGAGGAGATGAAAACGCTTATTAAGACCGAAATGGAAAATGCCTATGCATTGGCCGTACCCCTGGATGTGGAAGTAGGCATCGGAGCGAATTGGTTGGAGGCACATTAA
- a CDS encoding nuclear transport factor 2 family protein, which yields MKSLFPPLLFLLLFLLSCNRDLPTHKDISVARNELPMVLKKFNNAFANGDLTILDSLTTENYVHTNGSSKVISKTDWFNYLQQRNRQLKSGDLKVMDYSLEEQQIEYQGTTAIVTGKVHIVTRDSLGTKEHEYRITNIWVYGNGGWKRAGFHDGKIQKP from the coding sequence ATGAAATCGCTGTTCCCACCCCTCCTGTTTCTTTTGCTGTTTTTACTTTCCTGCAACCGTGACCTCCCAACACATAAGGACATTTCTGTAGCAAGGAATGAACTCCCTATGGTCCTAAAAAAGTTCAACAACGCTTTTGCCAACGGTGATTTGACCATTTTGGATTCCTTGACCACCGAAAACTATGTACATACCAATGGTAGTTCCAAGGTCATTTCCAAAACGGACTGGTTCAATTATTTGCAACAAAGAAACCGACAGTTGAAATCCGGCGACCTAAAAGTTATGGACTATTCCCTTGAGGAACAACAAATTGAATACCAAGGTACCACCGCCATCGTTACGGGAAAGGTGCATATTGTAACCCGTGATAGCCTCGGAACAAAGGAACATGAATACCGCATTACCAATATTTGGGTCTATGGGAACGGAGGTTGGAAAAGGGCCGGTTTCCACGATGGCAAAATACAGAAGCCCTAG